The following are encoded together in the Flavobacterium sp. TR2 genome:
- a CDS encoding RagB/SusD family nutrient uptake outer membrane protein has product MKKIKYILIVLSGALTLTSCDSSELELTNPNTLSPETFFKTETQVQSAVNASYANLQTRGLYGRNLFFAMDLMGHDALGNPQLEGNKKPFQDFSFNAGNDIIQYYWESCFTGISRANFVLDNEPKINALPNNVLSQEKKNKYLGEAHFLRAYYYFLLVRRFGDLPIYKTGTIVGNARSPKAEVYALIEEDLVFATQNLLPKGSESAGRANKEAAYAQLGKVLLYQKKYDEALAALNNVTGYSLEDKGNFYNNFMQETEHGKESIFEIEFDEKNGTGDQWGAVGDSGGTGFDESTLRGQEYGNLSWYNVYPSDDLLDSYEAGDNRFGDTFYVPGSSYLKGTKVMVASNFTTSAGIRRAGWKKYQNYYNREDEATRSSINFKVMRYADVLLMKAECENQRNGGSQTAAIAYIKEVRDRANLATSITASKDAVFAAIVHERQVEFAGEQSRFDDLIRWNMASTVLQGTGFTPGKSELWPIPNRETSSNPKIKPSDNNPGY; this is encoded by the coding sequence ATGAAAAAAATTAAATATATACTTATAGTACTGTCTGGAGCTTTAACTCTAACTTCATGTGACAGTAGCGAATTAGAATTGACTAACCCCAATACTTTATCGCCTGAAACTTTCTTTAAAACCGAAACTCAGGTGCAGTCTGCCGTAAACGCTTCGTATGCAAATCTTCAGACAAGAGGGCTTTATGGAAGAAATCTTTTCTTTGCGATGGACCTTATGGGGCATGATGCTTTAGGAAATCCGCAGTTAGAGGGTAACAAAAAGCCTTTTCAGGATTTTTCTTTTAACGCAGGAAACGATATTATTCAATACTATTGGGAGTCTTGTTTTACGGGAATATCTAGAGCTAATTTTGTGTTGGATAATGAGCCTAAAATCAATGCTCTTCCCAATAATGTTTTATCTCAGGAAAAAAAGAACAAGTATTTAGGAGAAGCTCATTTTTTAAGAGCCTACTATTATTTCCTATTAGTAAGACGTTTTGGCGATTTGCCAATTTACAAAACAGGTACTATTGTTGGAAATGCAAGAAGCCCTAAAGCAGAAGTATACGCTTTAATTGAAGAGGATCTGGTATTTGCAACACAAAATCTTTTGCCAAAAGGATCAGAATCTGCAGGAAGAGCCAATAAAGAAGCGGCTTATGCGCAATTGGGTAAGGTATTATTGTACCAAAAGAAATATGATGAAGCTTTAGCAGCGCTTAACAATGTGACTGGTTACAGCCTTGAAGATAAAGGTAATTTTTACAACAACTTCATGCAAGAAACAGAACATGGTAAAGAATCTATTTTTGAAATTGAGTTTGATGAAAAAAATGGAACTGGTGATCAGTGGGGAGCTGTTGGAGATAGTGGAGGAACTGGTTTTGATGAGTCAACACTTAGAGGTCAGGAATACGGAAATCTTAGCTGGTACAATGTTTACCCATCAGATGATCTTTTAGATTCTTATGAAGCAGGAGATAACCGTTTTGGAGATACTTTTTATGTGCCAGGATCATCTTATTTAAAAGGAACTAAGGTTATGGTCGCAAGCAATTTTACTACTTCTGCAGGTATTAGAAGAGCGGGGTGGAAAAAGTATCAAAACTATTACAATAGAGAAGATGAAGCAACGCGTTCAAGCATTAACTTTAAAGTGATGCGTTATGCAGATGTATTGCTTATGAAAGCAGAGTGCGAAAACCAGAGAAATGGCGGTTCGCAGACAGCAGCGATTGCTTATATTAAAGAAGTTCGTGACAGAGCAAACTTGGCAACGAGTATTACGGCATCAAAAGACGCAGTTTTTGCTGCAATTGTTCACGAACGTCAGGTAGAATTTGCTGGAGAACAATCTCGTTTTGATGATCTTATAAGATGGAACATGGCAAGTACAGTATTGCAGGGTACAGGTTTTACTCCTGGTAAAAGTGAGCTATGGCCTATACCAAACAGAGAAACATCTTCTAATCCTAAAATAAAACCAAGCGATAACAATCCTGGTTATTAA
- a CDS encoding glycoside hydrolase family 43 protein encodes MKNTGKILCVLFCNLFAINIEAQNPIIKDIFTADPAPLVHKGTLYLYTGHDVATQEDTNYKMADWHVFSTTNMKDWKDHGALLSPSAFSWATGDAYAAQCIERDGKFYWFVSTFHKKDEVSQGGAAIGVAVSDSPTGPFKDAIGKALIINEMTTDMKYGWDDIDPTVFIDDDGQAYMFWGNGSCKWVKLKKNMIELDGEITTFKPKNYIEGPWVYKRKGLYYLVYASAGTKPEMIEYCTAKSITGPWKYQGIIQENVQNSFTTHPGIIDYKGKSYFFYHNGSLPTGGSYRRSICVDYMHYNKDGTIQKIIQTTEGVGSVK; translated from the coding sequence ATGAAAAATACAGGTAAAATTTTATGTGTGCTCTTTTGTAATTTATTTGCAATAAACATAGAAGCACAAAATCCTATTATCAAAGATATTTTTACAGCCGACCCAGCACCTCTAGTGCATAAAGGCACTTTGTATTTGTATACAGGACATGATGTAGCTACTCAGGAAGATACCAATTATAAAATGGCCGACTGGCACGTTTTTTCTACCACCAATATGAAAGATTGGAAAGATCACGGAGCCCTTCTTTCTCCAAGTGCATTTTCTTGGGCAACTGGCGATGCGTATGCAGCCCAGTGCATAGAAAGAGACGGAAAATTCTATTGGTTTGTTTCTACATTTCATAAAAAAGATGAAGTAAGCCAGGGAGGCGCTGCAATAGGCGTGGCAGTTTCAGACAGTCCAACTGGGCCTTTTAAAGATGCAATAGGGAAGGCGCTTATTATAAATGAAATGACAACAGATATGAAATATGGTTGGGATGATATCGACCCTACTGTATTTATAGATGATGATGGACAAGCGTATATGTTTTGGGGAAATGGAAGCTGCAAATGGGTGAAGCTTAAGAAGAATATGATAGAATTGGATGGAGAAATTACCACTTTTAAACCTAAAAATTATATTGAAGGTCCGTGGGTGTACAAAAGAAAAGGACTTTATTATTTAGTGTATGCCAGTGCAGGCACAAAACCTGAAATGATAGAGTATTGTACAGCGAAAAGTATAACTGGACCATGGAAGTATCAGGGAATTATTCAGGAGAATGTCCAAAATAGTTTCACCACGCACCCTGGAATTATTGACTATAAAGGAAAATCGTACTTCTTTTACCACAACGGAAGTTTGCCAACAGGAGGCAGTTACAGACGTTCAATTTGTGTAGACTATATGCATTATAACAAAGACGGAACTATTCAAAAAATTATACAAACCACAGAGGGAGTAGGTTCCGTAAAATAA
- a CDS encoding glycosyl hydrolase family 8, whose protein sequence is MVYKKLSIKISVSMIAFMLTIPLSGIGQSKKKTAKAESERPQYKNLFKEAGYSQDEIDKKLAKAYFDIFEGPNKVYFKEGDDLGYVSDVKNKDARTEGMSYGMMVAVQLDKKDVFDCLWRWSVKYMQHQDGPREGYFAWSVNPVTKKQNSPGSASDGELYYVTSLLFASNKWGNSTGIDYYKEARRILDAMWKKDGTGNVHNIINIEHKQISFVPEGGGYNWTDPSYHVPAFFEVWALYAKDGHEQFYKECAEVSRNFLHKACHPVTGLNSDYTEFSGEPHPTPWMPAGFRYDSWRVPMNVAMDYTWYGKDKKWQEEYARRFQNFLRSKGLDKFEDQFNLDGSTPDFILQAGPVKKLRHSIGLVATSAAASLVNPDKESLDFVHALWNAKLEPYEDGYFDPYYDGLMYLFSLMHLSGKYQIIVPEVK, encoded by the coding sequence ATGGTATATAAAAAATTAAGCATTAAAATTTCGGTTTCTATGATAGCATTCATGCTAACAATTCCATTATCGGGAATAGGGCAGAGCAAAAAGAAAACCGCTAAAGCAGAATCTGAAAGGCCTCAATACAAAAATCTCTTTAAGGAAGCAGGTTATAGTCAAGATGAAATAGACAAGAAACTAGCTAAAGCCTATTTTGATATATTCGAAGGCCCAAACAAAGTATATTTTAAAGAAGGAGATGATCTAGGATATGTTTCCGATGTTAAAAATAAAGATGCCCGTACCGAGGGAATGTCTTACGGTATGATGGTGGCTGTCCAGCTCGACAAGAAAGATGTTTTTGATTGCTTATGGAGATGGTCTGTAAAATATATGCAGCATCAGGATGGACCAAGAGAAGGCTATTTTGCATGGAGCGTAAATCCGGTGACCAAAAAGCAGAATTCTCCGGGTTCGGCTTCAGATGGTGAATTATATTATGTTACGAGTCTTCTTTTTGCTTCTAACAAATGGGGCAATAGTACAGGAATTGACTATTACAAAGAAGCTAGGAGAATCCTGGATGCCATGTGGAAAAAAGATGGTACAGGCAATGTGCATAATATTATAAATATTGAACACAAACAGATTTCATTTGTTCCCGAGGGAGGTGGCTATAACTGGACAGATCCTTCTTATCATGTCCCTGCATTCTTCGAAGTTTGGGCACTGTATGCTAAAGATGGACATGAGCAATTTTATAAAGAATGTGCAGAGGTTTCTCGTAATTTTTTGCATAAAGCCTGTCATCCCGTAACAGGTCTTAATTCTGATTACACCGAGTTTTCTGGAGAACCGCATCCAACACCTTGGATGCCTGCGGGATTTCGCTATGATTCATGGCGAGTTCCCATGAATGTGGCAATGGATTATACTTGGTATGGGAAAGATAAAAAATGGCAGGAGGAATATGCGAGGCGCTTTCAAAATTTTCTTAGATCTAAAGGATTAGACAAGTTCGAAGATCAATTTAATCTAGATGGCTCAACACCTGATTTTATCCTTCAAGCCGGTCCTGTAAAAAAGCTTAGGCATTCTATTGGGTTGGTAGCCACTTCAGCAGCAGCGTCATTAGTTAATCCCGATAAAGAAAGTTTGGATTTTGTTCATGCCCTATGGAATGCTAAGCTTGAGCCCTACGAAGACGGTTACTTTGATCCATACTATGATGGGCTGATGTATCTTTTTAGCCTAATGCATCTTAGCGGAAAATATCAAATTATTGTTCCAGAAGTAAAATAA
- a CDS encoding endo-1,4-beta-xylanase, which produces MKKLYKMALLFCTAAAVWSCANDSVLDFEYAKPESIANQEKIDAYKDLKTYVNRSGNPDFKLGAGISLSDYVSGGIVKRLVDRNFDEITTGYEMKHGAVVKNDGTFDFSGIEKLLAASQQSGVTVFGHTLCWHANQNAAYLKGLIAPVIIPSTGGPSWDLVTGNDFESDNTSNYQVNSNVTMAYTAAGEGANGVGRALKLTNAAVRANDWEAQLFIKFSPAVQAGEKYQLSMDVRSDVNASYSTQAHVTPGAYKHWDFFGTISSTPTWTTYTKEITVSAEQATCGAIAFNLGKTATNYYFDNITLKKYNPTGGSTIIEKTPEEKKNIINQSLEKWISEMVKKCAPAVKAWDVVNEPMDDGKPYELKTGIGKTLAADEFFWQDYLGKDYAVEAFRLARKYGNPTDKLFVNDYNLEYNLDKCRGLIKYVEYIESKGQKVDGIATQMHISINSNKENIAAMFQLLAATGKLIKVSELDIAVGTADVTETMLQKQAEMYKYVVDMYSKYIPAKQKYGITVWGVSDSKKDSSWLPGEKQALWDIQFTRKPAYARFADGLNEMK; this is translated from the coding sequence ATGAAGAAATTATATAAAATGGCGCTACTGTTCTGCACTGCCGCAGCAGTCTGGTCCTGTGCTAATGATAGTGTTTTAGATTTCGAATATGCCAAACCAGAGTCCATTGCCAATCAGGAGAAAATAGATGCTTACAAAGATTTAAAGACCTATGTTAACAGATCTGGTAATCCAGATTTTAAACTAGGTGCCGGAATTTCATTATCAGATTATGTTTCAGGTGGAATTGTTAAAAGGCTTGTAGATCGAAATTTCGACGAAATCACCACAGGATACGAAATGAAGCATGGGGCAGTAGTTAAAAATGATGGCACGTTTGACTTTTCTGGAATTGAAAAACTGCTTGCCGCTAGCCAGCAATCTGGAGTTACAGTATTTGGACATACATTATGCTGGCACGCCAATCAAAATGCAGCTTACTTAAAGGGCCTTATTGCTCCTGTAATCATTCCATCAACAGGAGGACCAAGTTGGGATCTTGTAACAGGCAATGATTTTGAATCAGATAACACATCCAATTATCAGGTTAATTCAAATGTAACGATGGCATATACTGCAGCTGGCGAAGGTGCAAATGGAGTAGGCAGAGCGCTTAAATTAACCAATGCCGCAGTTCGTGCAAACGACTGGGAGGCACAGTTATTTATAAAATTTTCTCCAGCTGTTCAGGCAGGTGAAAAATACCAGTTGTCAATGGATGTCCGTTCAGATGTAAATGCTTCTTATTCTACGCAGGCGCATGTAACGCCAGGAGCCTATAAGCACTGGGATTTTTTCGGAACAATTTCTTCAACGCCAACTTGGACAACCTACACAAAAGAGATTACCGTTTCGGCTGAGCAGGCAACTTGTGGAGCAATAGCCTTTAATCTTGGAAAAACAGCAACTAATTACTATTTTGATAATATTACATTAAAGAAGTACAATCCGACAGGAGGAAGCACAATCATTGAGAAGACTCCAGAAGAAAAGAAAAATATCATTAATCAAAGTTTGGAGAAATGGATTTCAGAAATGGTGAAAAAATGCGCACCTGCAGTAAAAGCTTGGGATGTGGTTAATGAGCCGATGGATGACGGCAAACCTTACGAATTAAAAACAGGTATTGGAAAAACTTTGGCAGCAGACGAATTTTTTTGGCAGGATTATTTAGGTAAGGATTATGCGGTAGAGGCATTTAGATTGGCAAGAAAATATGGCAATCCAACTGATAAATTATTTGTAAATGACTATAATCTTGAATACAATTTGGACAAATGCAGGGGGCTTATTAAGTACGTAGAGTATATTGAAAGTAAAGGACAGAAAGTTGACGGGATTGCAACACAGATGCATATTAGCATTAATTCGAATAAAGAAAATATTGCAGCAATGTTTCAATTATTGGCGGCAACAGGCAAGCTTATTAAAGTTTCAGAATTGGATATTGCAGTAGGAACTGCAGATGTGACCGAAACTATGCTTCAAAAACAAGCTGAAATGTATAAATATGTTGTAGATATGTATTCAAAGTATATTCCAGCCAAACAAAAATATGGCATTACGGTTTGGGGAGTTAGCGACAGCAAAAAAGATTCTTCTTGGCTTCCTGGCGAAAAACAAGCTTTATGGGATATCCAGTTTACCCGTAAACCAGCCTATGCACGATTTGCAGATGGATTAAATGAAATGAAGTAA
- a CDS encoding DUF5627 domain-containing protein translates to MKNKIFLMAAVLFGFLTACTNDDQNFDDYEYSAVYFAYQFPVRTITLGEDIFDTSLDNAHKCKIMGTLGGVYENNKDVTIDVSVANSLTSNLLFKSGGDQIVAMPSNYYTLLSDKIVIPKGQISGGVEVQLTDAFFADPLAIKKTYVIPLQMTKVMNADSILSGKALVANPLRPLASDWSIAPKDYVFYAIKYVNPWDGFYLRRGKDTFVGNNGNTALNRVVTRHSQYVEKDQVNRINTLSMKTIDFPVTIKDNTGTNINFNLVLTFDDNNACTVSGNNSAQFTATGTGKFVKRGEKNSWGSKDRDALYLDYKVNFQDFSLTTQDTLVLRDRGVTAELFTPVAK, encoded by the coding sequence ATGAAAAACAAGATATTTTTAATGGCCGCGGTTCTCTTTGGCTTTTTGACAGCATGCACTAACGATGATCAAAATTTTGATGATTACGAATATTCAGCAGTTTATTTTGCTTATCAGTTTCCTGTTAGAACCATAACTTTAGGAGAAGATATATTTGATACATCGCTAGATAATGCGCATAAATGCAAAATTATGGGAACCTTAGGCGGGGTTTATGAGAATAATAAAGACGTAACAATTGATGTTTCGGTTGCCAATTCTCTAACATCAAATCTTCTGTTTAAAAGCGGAGGCGATCAGATTGTTGCCATGCCTTCAAATTACTACACACTTTTGAGCGATAAAATTGTTATTCCGAAAGGTCAGATTTCTGGAGGAGTCGAAGTGCAGTTGACAGATGCTTTCTTTGCAGATCCTCTTGCCATAAAAAAGACCTATGTTATTCCGCTTCAAATGACGAAAGTTATGAATGCCGATTCTATTTTATCAGGAAAAGCATTAGTTGCAAATCCATTAAGACCCTTAGCTTCCGATTGGAGTATAGCTCCCAAAGATTATGTTTTTTACGCTATTAAATATGTAAATCCTTGGGATGGATTTTATTTAAGAAGAGGTAAAGACACTTTTGTTGGAAATAACGGAAACACCGCGCTTAATAGAGTAGTAACCCGTCACAGCCAATATGTTGAGAAAGATCAGGTTAACAGGATAAATACCTTGTCAATGAAGACTATAGATTTTCCTGTTACTATTAAAGATAATACGGGAACCAATATTAATTTTAATCTGGTGCTCACATTTGATGATAATAATGCTTGTACTGTTTCTGGAAACAATAGTGCTCAGTTTACAGCAACCGGCACAGGTAAATTTGTGAAAAGAGGGGAAAAAAACAGCTGGGGAAGCAAGGATCGCGATGCACTTTATTTGGATTATAAAGTGAATTTTCAAGATTTTAGCCTAACAACCCAAGACACATTAGTACTTCGTGATAGAGGCGTAACTGCAGAATTATTTACGCCAGTTGCCAAATAA
- a CDS encoding SusC/RagA family TonB-linked outer membrane protein: MKLKLKIALIGLLLVGSHSIMAQSKTIHGVITDPSGFPLPGASINVVGTQNSASTDFDGKYSLNGVNPTDKITYSYVGLVSQTITVGERSSINVTLVQNTQNLNEVVVAYGTQKRAKVTGAISTVSSKDIAAVPITNAESALQGRAAGVTVVNGAPGSNPTVSIRGLATMGNSAPLYVIDGVLTGNLSGLSPNDIESISVLKDASTTALYGSKAFNGVIMVTTKKGKKGPGQLNFSTYVGGQEVTKRYNVLNTQQYLQYAKDLGSDLTARAAEFGNINTNWQDQIFQTGVMQDYNLSFSNGTETSTGRYSAEYMKQDGAIINTGFERYSFRANNTQDIGKLKIGSNMGVSFSTINPERSSGGRTLLEHAIKMAPYLPIYNENSLGGYQGPSAIDGNDAENPVRVANLGYQKINNLSIIGNIYAELEIYKGLKFRSQVSLDYFTSKDHTFIPSFQDGSYHKQAFSSTNETNSQGQTIVFDNSLTYKTTIAQKHNLEVLGVITKIDGKGQSLAAGSKYYISNEIDQLRYNEGSLGSSNYEEKNLGYIARINYDYDGKYLLAVSGRRDASSRFGANNRWGNFYSVALGWNIAKENFMQNSIFSTLKLRASTGTTGNDRIDNYQYSATLLANYNYPIGGENAPGVSLGVAANPDLKWESKLDRNIGVDFGLFDDALTGSFEYFNNKSSDILFAVPLAASVGSAGGGTQIQNIADVKVSGFEVSIGYNDRKGDFTWSAVANLGTSKNEVVGLAPGVTSVLGGPSPRAGLENFSRLEVGQPLFYFYGYQTNGIYQNQAEVDAVFGPGQTAIKPGDIKIVDRDGNKVINSDDKTNIGNPYPDFTYGLNLTAAYKNFDFNCFITGVAGNDIYNANTFDLKGMNRLFNASTDVLDRAIVQNGVVTNPSATLPRAQGADINWSSANQRYIEDGSFTRLKNIAIGYTLTGDAFKTYFSKARFYISGQNLITITNYSGLDPEIARADGNANSAGIDLGRYPQPKSVIFGIDVTF, translated from the coding sequence ATGAAGTTAAAACTCAAAATTGCACTAATCGGACTGCTGTTAGTTGGCAGTCATAGCATAATGGCACAATCAAAGACCATTCATGGCGTGATTACCGACCCTTCAGGATTTCCGTTGCCGGGTGCCAGTATTAATGTAGTAGGTACGCAGAATAGCGCATCAACAGATTTTGACGGTAAATACTCTTTAAACGGAGTTAATCCTACCGATAAAATAACGTATTCATATGTTGGCTTAGTTTCGCAGACTATTACTGTAGGCGAAAGAAGCTCAATCAATGTGACTCTTGTTCAAAACACACAAAATTTAAATGAAGTTGTAGTAGCCTATGGTACTCAAAAACGAGCTAAAGTTACAGGAGCGATTTCTACGGTAAGTTCAAAAGATATTGCCGCAGTGCCTATTACCAATGCTGAATCTGCTTTGCAAGGACGTGCAGCAGGGGTTACAGTGGTAAATGGCGCGCCAGGTTCTAATCCTACAGTTAGTATTCGTGGTCTGGCTACAATGGGAAACAGTGCTCCTCTATATGTAATTGATGGAGTTTTGACTGGGAACCTTTCTGGTTTAAGCCCGAATGATATCGAGAGCATTTCTGTTTTGAAAGATGCTTCTACAACCGCTTTGTATGGTTCTAAGGCATTTAACGGGGTTATTATGGTTACTACCAAAAAAGGGAAAAAAGGCCCGGGTCAGTTAAACTTTAGCACTTACGTTGGTGGACAGGAAGTGACAAAAAGATACAATGTTTTAAACACGCAACAATATTTGCAATATGCTAAAGATTTAGGAAGCGACTTAACAGCAAGGGCAGCTGAGTTTGGAAATATCAATACCAACTGGCAGGACCAGATTTTTCAAACTGGAGTTATGCAGGATTATAACTTGAGTTTTTCAAATGGTACAGAAACTTCAACAGGACGTTATTCTGCAGAATATATGAAACAGGATGGAGCTATTATCAATACGGGTTTCGAGCGTTATTCTTTTAGAGCTAATAATACACAAGATATTGGCAAACTAAAAATAGGAAGTAACATGGGGGTTTCTTTCAGCACCATTAATCCAGAGCGCAGTTCAGGTGGAAGAACTTTACTTGAGCATGCCATTAAAATGGCTCCTTATTTGCCAATTTATAATGAAAATAGTTTAGGCGGTTATCAAGGGCCTAGCGCCATTGATGGAAATGATGCTGAAAACCCAGTGCGTGTGGCTAATTTAGGATATCAAAAAATCAACAACCTGTCTATTATCGGAAATATTTATGCAGAATTAGAAATCTACAAAGGTTTGAAATTCAGATCGCAAGTTTCTTTAGATTACTTTACAAGTAAAGACCATACTTTTATTCCAAGCTTTCAAGATGGCTCTTATCACAAACAAGCATTTTCTTCAACCAACGAAACAAATTCTCAAGGGCAAACTATCGTTTTTGATAATAGTTTAACGTATAAAACAACTATTGCTCAAAAGCACAACCTTGAAGTATTGGGAGTTATTACTAAAATTGACGGAAAAGGACAAAGTTTAGCAGCAGGTAGCAAATACTACATTTCAAACGAAATTGATCAGTTAAGATATAATGAGGGTAGTTTAGGGTCTTCTAATTATGAAGAAAAAAACTTAGGATATATTGCTCGTATCAACTATGATTATGATGGCAAATATCTTTTAGCAGTTTCAGGACGTAGAGATGCATCTTCTCGTTTTGGGGCAAATAACCGTTGGGGGAATTTCTACTCAGTGGCTTTAGGTTGGAATATTGCGAAAGAAAACTTTATGCAAAATTCTATTTTCAGCACCTTAAAACTTAGAGCTAGTACAGGAACAACAGGAAATGATAGAATTGACAATTATCAATACAGCGCTACTTTATTGGCAAATTACAATTATCCAATTGGAGGAGAAAATGCACCAGGTGTTTCTTTAGGTGTTGCGGCTAATCCGGACTTGAAATGGGAGTCAAAACTAGATAGAAATATTGGTGTTGATTTCGGTTTATTTGATGATGCGCTAACAGGTTCATTTGAATATTTCAATAATAAAAGCAGCGATATTCTTTTTGCAGTTCCTTTGGCTGCTTCTGTTGGATCTGCAGGCGGCGGAACTCAAATTCAAAATATTGCAGACGTAAAAGTAAGCGGTTTTGAGGTTTCTATTGGCTACAATGACAGAAAAGGAGACTTTACATGGTCTGCCGTTGCAAATTTAGGAACAAGTAAAAATGAAGTGGTTGGTTTAGCACCTGGAGTGACCAGCGTATTAGGTGGCCCATCGCCAAGAGCAGGTTTAGAAAATTTCTCTAGATTAGAAGTAGGACAACCATTATTCTATTTTTATGGATACCAGACTAATGGAATTTACCAAAATCAGGCAGAAGTAGATGCTGTTTTTGGACCAGGTCAGACTGCTATAAAACCGGGTGATATTAAAATTGTAGATCGCGATGGCAATAAAGTGATTAATTCAGATGATAAAACAAATATCGGAAATCCGTATCCTGACTTTACTTATGGTTTAAACCTAACTGCAGCATATAAAAACTTTGATTTTAATTGCTTTATCACAGGAGTTGCAGGAAATGATATTTATAATGCAAACACTTTTGACCTAAAAGGAATGAACCGTTTGTTTAATGCCAGCACTGATGTTCTCGACAGAGCAATTGTTCAAAACGGTGTTGTAACAAATCCGTCAGCGACTTTGCCAAGAGCACAAGGAGCAGATATCAACTGGTCTTCTGCAAACCAACGCTATATTGAAGATGGTTCTTTTACAAGATTAAAAAACATCGCTATAGGATATACATTAACAGGAGATGCTTTTAAGACCTATTTCTCAAAAGCAAGGTTCTATATAAGCGGACAGAACCTTATAACAATTACTAATTACTCTGGTTTAGATCCAGAAATTGCACGTGCCGATGGTAATGCAAATTCTGCAGGTATCGATTTAGGAAGATATCCACAGCCAAAATCGGTAATTTTTGGAATTGATGTTACATTTTAA
- a CDS encoding alpha/beta hydrolase-fold protein — protein MKQYRIVILLVLSSFVGFAQTKTTSIIEDFKPSVVNQPGQEYPKVNSQGYARFQISAPEAKSVVVSLGLGGAKGGTVLTKDQDGYWRGTTEGAMDEGFHYYHLTIDGGIFNDPGALNFYGSTRWESGIEIPAHDQDFYALKDVPHGNVQQILFPSKSTNTSRRAFIYTPPSYHKDKDKKYPVLYLQHGWGEDETAWSNQGRVNLIMDNLIAEGKIKPFIIVMAYGMTNEVKYGGLASFKIEPFQTVLVEELIPYIDSNFRTISNQANRAMAGLSMGGMETHSITLNKPNIFSHYALLSGGIYKPEEIEDKSKLKLIFISCGSRERPESVQSAVKTLKDAGVNAVSYISENTAHEFLTWRRSFKELAPLLFR, from the coding sequence ATGAAACAGTATAGAATTGTTATCTTATTGGTTTTATCAAGCTTTGTTGGTTTTGCACAGACAAAAACAACTTCAATTATCGAAGATTTTAAACCTTCAGTGGTTAATCAGCCAGGACAGGAATATCCAAAAGTTAATTCTCAAGGCTATGCACGATTTCAAATTTCAGCACCAGAAGCAAAATCTGTTGTAGTAAGTCTTGGATTGGGAGGGGCCAAAGGCGGAACTGTTCTTACAAAAGATCAGGACGGTTATTGGAGAGGCACTACAGAAGGAGCAATGGATGAAGGTTTCCACTATTATCACCTTACAATTGATGGCGGAATTTTTAATGACCCTGGTGCGCTCAATTTTTACGGATCTACACGTTGGGAAAGCGGTATTGAAATTCCGGCACACGATCAGGATTTCTATGCATTAAAAGATGTTCCGCACGGAAATGTGCAGCAGATTCTTTTCCCTTCAAAGAGCACCAATACATCACGTAGGGCTTTTATATATACCCCACCTTCTTATCATAAAGATAAGGACAAAAAATATCCAGTGTTGTATTTACAGCACGGCTGGGGTGAAGATGAAACCGCTTGGAGCAATCAGGGGCGTGTAAACTTAATTATGGACAATTTAATTGCTGAAGGCAAAATAAAACCATTCATTATCGTCATGGCGTACGGAATGACAAACGAAGTTAAATACGGCGGATTGGCAAGCTTTAAAATAGAACCATTTCAAACGGTTCTTGTAGAGGAATTAATTCCGTACATCGATTCAAATTTTCGTACGATTTCCAATCAGGCAAACCGTGCTATGGCTGGTCTGTCAATGGGCGGAATGGAAACGCATTCTATCACGCTTAATAAACCTAATATTTTCTCTCATTATGCACTTTTAAGCGGAGGAATTTATAAGCCAGAAGAAATTGAAGACAAGTCAAAGCTTAAACTTATTTTTATAAGCTGTGGCAGCCGCGAAAGGCCCGAATCAGTACAGTCTGCGGTAAAAACATTGAAAGATGCAGGGGTTAATGCCGTTTCTTATATCTCTGAAAATACGGCTCACGAATTTTTGACTTGGCGAAGAAGCTTCAAAGAATTAGCTCCGCTATTGTTTAGATAG